The Granulicella sp. 5B5 nucleotide sequence AACCACCAATGCTCCCTCGCGCAACAACCTCTATACTGAAAGACTGAATGTACCCTTACATCCATCTAGGCTCCTTCCACATCGGCACCTTCGGTCTTCTTCTCTGGCTTGCCGCGGTCTTTGCGACCATCGTTCTCTACCGCAACTTTGAGCGCCACGGCGTCGACACCGACGCCCTCAACGTCGTCACCATCGTCGTCCTCGCCGGCATCCTCGGCGCCAAGCTTTGGCACGAGCTCCAGGACCCCCGCGCACTCGTTATCGCCTGGCACCAGATCCTGCTCCCCGGCCTCGCGCATCCCATCGACATCATCCGAGGCTTCCTCGCCTGGTTCGCCGCCGGCTTCGCCTGGTACGGAGGCCTCCTCGCCGGCATCGCCGCTCTCTACTGGCAGGGAAGCATCGCCCGCTTCAAAGGCCCTGCAGAAAACATCCCAGGCCCGCGTCTCGGCGGCCTCCGCATGTTGGATCTCGCCGCCCCCGCCACGGCCCTCGGCTACGGCATCGGCCGCATCGGCTGCCTCACCTCCGGCGACGGTGACTACGGCATCAACACCACGCTCCCCTGGGGCGTTCACATGGCCAAGGATGCCCTCGTCCCGCCCACGCCCCCCGACGCCCTCGTCCAGCCCACGCCCGTCTACGAGCTCCTCTTCTCGCTCCTCGTCTTCTGGATTCTCTGGAAGCTCGGCAAGACCAACAAGCCCGTCGGCTGGATGACAGGCCTCTACCTCATCCTCTCCGGCATCGGCCGCTTCCTCGTCGAGTTCGTCCGCATCAACCCCAAGCTCTACTGGGGCATGTCGAACGCTCAGGTCGCCGCCATCGGCAGCATCCTCCTCGGCATCCTTGCCATGCTCTGGTCAGCCAGAGTCAACAAGCCCTGGAACCCCTCACAAACCCAAAGAACAGAAGCCTGATCCACACAAGGGTGCCGTGGCGAAACTTAACTAACGTCGCGCCCTTTGCGGGAGCGCTTTCGCTCTTACAACCGCCGCAAAAACGCCTTCGCCAACTCCAGTTCCGGAAACAACCGCTCCTCCGCCTGGAACTCCCGCGAGTGCACACACCGCCGCCCTGCGCGCACCGTCACCGGATGCTTCAAATGCAGCATCTCGTGATACAGCAAGTACTCAATCGCATATCTCGGCGTCCCCGGCCTGTCGAACACGCGGCTCACCACGATCGTATTGTGCGCCGCATCATAGTGCCCTAGCATCCGCTTGGCGACATGCGCGCTCCACGTCAGCGTCGGCCTTCCTAGTAGCCCATGGAAGAACCTGCGGTTCACCGACTCGAACACCTCATCCAGGTCATACAAATGGCCCTGCGGCGAGGTCAACACCTTCCGCCCGCGGTCCTGCCGTATCCGCTCCGCCTGCTTTGACACCGCCTCAGACTGTGTATACCGCCGGTACCTGTCCGCAAACACCGGCTCAATCGGCTTCCTGTAAAGCTTGGCTAACAGGATGTGTGCAATCGCACGATGCACGCTCTCCGGCGCATGTTCCAGCAGATCGCTCAACCGCACAATCAGCTTCCCCTCACGCAGCCGGATCGTCGTATTCAAACTCGTAAACCGCCGAAACCTGATCTCCAGTCCCGGCATAGGAGCGCGCGGCCTCAACCCGCGATACTCCTCGGCAAACACCGCATAGATCGGCTCAGACACAACTGGAAGTGCGATACGTGGCACACCTTAAGGCTACCACTCCACCCTCTGCGAATCTTTTACTGCCCCACCCACTCAAACCGTGTCACCTCGACCGAAGTGCAGCGCAGTGGAGAGACCCGCTTCTCTACCACGGCATTTCAACTCGCTTCTAATCCACCCGCCGTTTCTCTTCCTTAGCCGCCTCAGGATGCGCCTTGAAATAAGCCTCCTGCTCCGTCTGCATCTGCCCGGCCATCTCGCGCATGTCTCCCAGGTTGTCCTGTGCGATCTTCTTCACAATGTCATACCCACCATTCGCCGGCGGAGACCGCAGCACCGTCGCCCAGCGCTCGGTGTTCTTCAGCAGCTTCGGCAACTCCTTCCGCACATCCCGCTTGTTCTTCGCCCACTCGTCCAGGTTGTCGTTGAACTCATCCGCGATCTGCCCAAACTGGTCCAGCGCATCATGCATGTCCAGCGCATACCCCGGCCTCGGAGGCCTCCCCAGCAGGTCCTCAATCTCCTTCACCCGCGCATCTAGAATCTTCTCGAACACCTTCATCCGCTCCATCGGCACCGGAGCCACTTCACGCAGCTGCTCTACCTCGGCCTCACTCAGCGGTCCATCCGTATCATCCTGAGCGCGCAACGAACCCGCCAGCATCAGCGCCAGCCCTGCCATCGCTGCCACGCGCCACACGTTCCACCTCAATGCGCGAACACCATCGCCAGCACCTTCGTATGCACCGCATTCAGGTGCTGCAGCGTCGCCTGCATCGCGCTTTCCTGCGCATACCCCACCACATGCACCATGTCCGACACCCGCCTTGTCGTCCGCTCCAGCATCATCTCCGTGTCCTTCAGCCTCTTGGCGTTGCCCACCGCCTCGGCCTGCACCTTCGCCGCGATGTCATTCATCTGCTGCATGGTCACGCGTGCCTGCGCCTCCTGCCCTGCGGCGATCTGCTGTCCCTCCAGCTCCGTCAACGCCGCCAGCACCTCCGCGTACCGATAACATCGGTCACGCGGATTTGCCTGCGCCGCCTGCTCTTCCATATGCGTCAGAGTCACCGCATCCAGGGCCACTCCCGGCCCCGCGGCTCGCGCTACCCCATCTGGCACAAGCCCCACCACTACCACCACCCACACCCCATACATCAACCGGCACATCAGCTTCCGTGGACTCATAGCGCACCTCGTCAGTGCTGCAATCCAATCGCTCGCCGCTGTTTACTTCTCGCCCTCCAAAGCTACCAGTCGATGCTTCGCCTGGAACTCCTGATCGGGAAACTTGCCATTCGCAGCGACAAGAAACGCCTTATACGCCATCTCCGCCTCCTTCCGCTGGTGGAGGCTGTCATGAGAGATAGCCTCCAGAAACAGACTCGATGCGGAGTTGGGCAAGACTGTAGCACGCGCCGTCAACGCTTGCAAGGCCGTCTTCGGGTCGTTGTTCTTCGACGCCGCAAACGCCAGGTGCTCTGCCGTCGCTCCCCACGCATCATCGTCGTCAAACTCTTTCCGCATCGCGAATGCTTTCGCCAGCGTCGATTCAGCCTGCGCATACTGCCCCAACCTCACCTGCGCCGATCCCAGATCGTCCAACAGCGTCGGATCACTCGGCGCTCCCACCACAAGCCCCGCGTACAACACCTCCGCATGGGCCTCATCATTTTGCGTTTCATACAGATGCGCCAGCACCCGTGTCATCTCCGCATTGGCCGCAAACTTCGCATCGCTCTTCCGCAGTGACTCCATCAGCGGAATCGCTACCCCCGCCTTGTTCTCCGCCGCATACACCGGAACCGCCTGCGCCACCAGCCGCGGGTCGCCCGGATGCTGCGCCAGCCCCGCCGTTACGACCTTGTCAGCCTCGTCCAACTTTTTCTGTTGCATCAAAACATGCGCCAGCCCAGCTGTCGCCTCTGCATCGTCCGGAGTCTCCGTCAGCGCCCGCCGATACGCTCCCTCCGCCAGCGCCGGCTCGCCCATCTGCTCCGCCAGCTCCGCTCCCAGCAGCACATCCGCAGGAGTCTCCGGCGTCACCTTCAGCGCCTCCAGCAACTCACTCTGCGCCGTAATCGGGTTCTCGCCGTCATCCAGGTTCGCCAGCGCGCGCCATGCTCGCCCCTTCAACTCCGCCGCTGCTCCTGCCGTATTCGCCGCCGCCAGCAGATCGTCATGTGCCTGCGTCGTCTTTCCCTCGCGGGCCTCCATCAAACCCAGCGCCAGCTTAGGCTCAGCCACCGTGCCATCTGCTGCAATTGCCGCGGCATAGGCAGTCGCTGCCACGCTCTCATCGTTGTTATGGTCCGCCGCAAACCCCAGGTCATACTGCACCCGGACATCCTTCGC carries:
- a CDS encoding M48 family metallopeptidase; translation: MSEPIYAVFAEEYRGLRPRAPMPGLEIRFRRFTSLNTTIRLREGKLIVRLSDLLEHAPESVHRAIAHILLAKLYRKPIEPVFADRYRRYTQSEAVSKQAERIRQDRGRKVLTSPQGHLYDLDEVFESVNRRFFHGLLGRPTLTWSAHVAKRMLGHYDAAHNTIVVSRVFDRPGTPRYAIEYLLYHEMLHLKHPVTVRAGRRCVHSREFQAEERLFPELELAKAFLRRL
- a CDS encoding prolipoprotein diacylglyceryl transferase family protein, yielding MYPYIHLGSFHIGTFGLLLWLAAVFATIVLYRNFERHGVDTDALNVVTIVVLAGILGAKLWHELQDPRALVIAWHQILLPGLAHPIDIIRGFLAWFAAGFAWYGGLLAGIAALYWQGSIARFKGPAENIPGPRLGGLRMLDLAAPATALGYGIGRIGCLTSGDGDYGINTTLPWGVHMAKDALVPPTPPDALVQPTPVYELLFSLLVFWILWKLGKTNKPVGWMTGLYLILSGIGRFLVEFVRINPKLYWGMSNAQVAAIGSILLGILAMLWSARVNKPWNPSQTQRTEA
- a CDS encoding tetratricopeptide repeat protein, whose translation is MRLRVAVIVLVVMAAGVGFAQQLPPGTQSVDDHSADDAVRQQIVDAESSLEHGDYAGAELKLKVLAAGHAKDVRVQYDLGFAADHNNDESVAATAYAAAIAADGTVAEPKLALGLMEAREGKTTQAHDDLLAAANTAGAAAELKGRAWRALANLDDGENPITAQSELLEALKVTPETPADVLLGAELAEQMGEPALAEGAYRRALTETPDDAEATAGLAHVLMQQKKLDEADKVVTAGLAQHPGDPRLVAQAVPVYAAENKAGVAIPLMESLRKSDAKFAANAEMTRVLAHLYETQNDEAHAEVLYAGLVVGAPSDPTLLDDLGSAQVRLGQYAQAESTLAKAFAMRKEFDDDDAWGATAEHLAFAASKNNDPKTALQALTARATVLPNSASSLFLEAISHDSLHQRKEAEMAYKAFLVAANGKFPDQEFQAKHRLVALEGEK